One Mailhella massiliensis DNA segment encodes these proteins:
- a CDS encoding phage regulatory CII family protein — translation MVSELSTLIHNLVLDNPVPAKDLAKAIGKPYSTLLREVNPYDTGAKLGAETLLQIMLQTGDTKPLEYMAGKLGYSLVSSRAEAPHVTPGAFQAQPSGAQMGVPMMEGGQSGELERRV, via the coding sequence ATGGTATCGGAACTTTCCACACTCATTCATAATCTGGTGCTTGATAACCCGGTGCCTGCCAAAGATCTGGCAAAGGCCATAGGCAAGCCCTATTCCACGCTTCTGCGTGAAGTGAATCCGTACGATACGGGCGCGAAGCTGGGCGCGGAAACGCTGTTGCAGATCATGTTGCAGACGGGAGATACCAAGCCGCTGGAATATATGGCGGGCAAACTCGGCTATTCTCTGGTGTCGAGCAGGGCGGAGGCCCCGCACGTCACGCCCGGCGCGTTTCAGGCCCAGCCTTCGGGCGCGCAGATGGGGGTGCCCATGATGGAAGGCGGACAGAGCGGGGAGCTCGAGCGCAGAGTCTGA
- a CDS encoding L-2-amino-thiazoline-4-carboxylic acid hydrolase — MTREQELEIANYQDAWSKLYLHLASAADREFGIDGEPLLRAAVRQFGIDRGLAQREKHRKAGLKLNMENLFGHGDLPGDPRFRRNKIRLTSQERFSETLVCPIAEMWRSMDGLRLGRLYCEEFHHAKFGAYAPHSQTNLSQTLTQDDSFCRFSVYLRPGNLTPEERKEAFAEFDPDFDPAKVQPLEPVSAHDGFTMLCVRIIQNIVVVMLDAYGEKGEACMRGALRDFAEDFASHLKARAAALNRPFDRSFALANTPLDFAPDGPGAAIWACYDDPRPRKLFEEEFYRAFGVPFEA; from the coding sequence ATGACAAGAGAACAGGAACTTGAGATCGCCAACTATCAGGACGCGTGGTCGAAACTGTACCTGCACCTTGCCTCTGCGGCGGACAGGGAATTCGGCATCGACGGCGAACCGCTGCTGCGCGCCGCCGTGCGCCAGTTCGGCATCGACCGCGGACTCGCCCAGCGCGAGAAGCACAGGAAGGCGGGGCTCAAGCTCAACATGGAAAACCTTTTCGGTCACGGCGATCTGCCCGGCGACCCGCGTTTCCGCCGCAACAAGATCAGGCTCACCTCGCAGGAACGCTTTTCCGAAACGCTGGTCTGCCCCATTGCCGAGATGTGGCGCAGCATGGACGGGCTGCGCCTCGGCAGGCTGTACTGCGAGGAATTTCATCACGCCAAGTTCGGCGCCTACGCCCCCCATTCCCAGACGAATCTGAGTCAGACCCTCACGCAGGATGATTCGTTCTGCCGTTTCTCCGTGTATCTGCGTCCCGGCAACCTGACGCCGGAGGAAAGAAAGGAAGCCTTTGCCGAGTTCGACCCCGACTTCGATCCCGCAAAGGTGCAGCCTCTGGAACCCGTGTCGGCCCATGACGGCTTCACCATGCTCTGCGTGCGCATCATCCAGAACATCGTCGTCGTCATGCTCGACGCCTACGGCGAAAAGGGCGAAGCGTGTATGCGCGGCGCCCTGCGCGACTTTGCCGAGGATTTCGCCTCCCACCTCAAGGCCCGCGCCGCCGCGCTGAACCGGCCCTTCGACCGCAGCTTCGCGCTGGCCAATACGCCGCTCGACTTCGCTCCCGACGGTCCGGGGGCGGCCATCTGGGCCTGTTACGACGACCCTCGTCCGAGAAAGCTTTTTGAAGAGGAATTCTACCGCGCCTTCGGGGTGCCCTTCGAAGCGTAG
- a CDS encoding phage adaptor protein gives MADLTSYTGLCEAVADYLGRDDMTDRIPTFIALAERRMNRELRLRLMERRAEAEVQAMQSAVPLPWRRQAGNWDVFLEMRDLTFMDEGGRTENLRYLPPDTYGQRREAGRVREYTIIGRDLFLLPAPDGPGRLYLTYYAEIEPLGEKQPDNAVLLMFPDLYLYGALVESGPFTRGSAPLEMWTQYYSAARQKAESCEQRARFTANITMRPARRI, from the coding sequence ATGGCCGATCTTACCAGCTACACGGGGCTTTGCGAAGCCGTGGCCGACTACCTCGGCCGCGACGACATGACGGACAGAATACCCACCTTCATCGCCCTTGCGGAGCGGCGCATGAACCGGGAGCTCCGGCTCCGGCTCATGGAGCGGCGGGCGGAAGCGGAGGTGCAGGCCATGCAGAGCGCGGTTCCTCTGCCGTGGCGCAGGCAGGCGGGCAACTGGGACGTGTTTCTGGAAATGCGCGACCTTACCTTCATGGACGAAGGCGGCCGCACGGAGAATCTGCGCTACCTTCCGCCGGACACCTACGGGCAGAGGCGGGAGGCGGGCAGAGTGCGCGAATACACCATCATCGGGCGCGACCTGTTTCTTCTGCCTGCGCCGGACGGGCCGGGCAGGCTTTACCTCACCTATTATGCGGAAATAGAGCCGCTCGGCGAGAAGCAGCCGGACAATGCGGTGCTTCTCATGTTTCCCGATCTGTACCTTTACGGCGCGCTGGTGGAAAGCGGGCCGTTCACGCGGGGGAGCGCGCCCCTTGAGATGTGGACGCAGTACTATTCCGCCGCAAGGCAGAAGGCGGAGTCCTGTGAACAGCGGGCGCGGTTCACGGCCAACATCACCATGCGCCCGGCAAGGAGGATATAG
- a CDS encoding phage tail fiber protein, producing MSLTNHGEDKLLTLFKNEGPYYLALFTATPGETGGGTEVSGGAYARRQVTFGNPSNGSMKNSAAIEFPTATASWGTAVAWGLFDAATSGNLVWYGSITDPKELLKGDIYRINANGLTLTMD from the coding sequence ATGAGCCTGACCAATCACGGAGAAGACAAGCTGCTGACCCTGTTCAAGAACGAAGGGCCCTATTACCTTGCGCTTTTTACCGCGACTCCCGGGGAAACGGGGGGCGGCACGGAAGTGTCGGGCGGCGCGTATGCGCGCAGGCAGGTGACCTTCGGCAATCCTTCAAACGGCAGCATGAAGAACAGCGCAGCCATAGAGTTTCCCACGGCCACGGCCTCCTGGGGCACGGCGGTGGCCTGGGGGCTGTTCGACGCGGCCACAAGCGGAAACCTTGTGTGGTACGGGAGCATCACCGATCCCAAGGAGCTGCTCAAGGGAGATATCTACCGCATCAACGCAAACGGCCTCACGCTGACCATGGACTAG